The Theileria annulata chromosome 3, complete sequence, *** SEQUENCING IN PROGRESS *** genome has a segment encoding these proteins:
- a CDS encoding uncharacterized protein (note;~Tap-24g11.q1c.C.cand.22 - score = 14.39;~Signal peptide predicted for TA05015 by SignalP 2.0 HMM (Signal peptide probability 1.000, signal anchor probability 0.000) with cleavage site probability 0.978 between residues 17 and 18) yields the protein MKFVILALLALASGLHAEKLDLKELKFVLFGKHGEGTKTSVAAGTCPLGALPDTVFLHKTFEKAGHFFTWVRPVHGKVDELVCGNHAVWKAGAGEVLLDLHFVGKKESEKFLHLELFHPAVGSHHLFLKFAAGASPGVGVHLGMAAFVVGVHGLVEGLAGLAGLPAHPFVHALAAHAAHVPHEVGVVKAAL from the coding sequence ATGAAGTTCGTTATATTAGCTTTACTTGCTTTGGCGTCTGGCCTTCATGCCGAGAAATTAGACCTCAAGGAATTAAAGTTTGTCCTTTTTGGAAAGCATGGCGAAGGCACCAAAACATCAGTTGCAGCCGGTACATGCCCACTCGGAGCTCTTCCCGACACTGTATTCCTTCACAAGACCTTTGAAAAGGCAGGTCATTTCTTCACATGGGTCAGACCAGTACATGGTAAGGTAGATGAACTAGTATGTGGAAACCATGCTGTTTGGAAGGCTGGTGCTGGTGAAGTACTTCTTGACTTGCACTTTGTAGGTAAAAAGGAATCTGAGAAGTTCCTCCACTTGGAACTTTTCCACCCAGCTGTAGGTTCACACCACCTATTCCTCAAATTCGCTGCTGGTGCTAGTCCTGGTGTAGGTGTTCATCTTGGTATGGCAGCCTTTGTAGTTGGTGTCCATGGATTAGTCGAGGGACTTGCTGGACTCGCTGGTCTTCCTGCTCATCCATTTGTACATGCATTGGCTGCACATGCTGCTCATGTTCCACATGAAGTTGGTGTTGTTAAGGCTGCTctctaa
- a CDS encoding uncharacterized protein (note;~Tap-24g11.q1c.C.cand.20 - score = 20.91;~2 probable transmembrane helices predicted for TA05025 by TMHMM2.0 at aa 133-155 and 193-215;~Signal peptide predicted for TA05025 by SignalP 2.0 HMM (Signal peptide probability 1.000, signal anchor probability 0.000) with cleavage site probability 0.982 between residues 17 and 18), translating into MKFVILALLALASGLHAKELNLKDLGFVLFGKHGDGTKVTPAAGSCPLGVLPDTVFLHKTFKKGDHFFTWVRPVHGKVHKLVCGSVAVWEAAAGEVLLDLHFVGNKDSEKFLHLELFHPAVGSHHVFLKFAGGATPGAGVVLGMAAFVVGVHGLVKDLPKLEGLPAHAFVHALAAHAAHLAHHGAHAALKADGGLVLIFLLLFVFIGTATNWLLVLVVELTDKTLSHSLIISSKPSKNYNSKNSLKGMDNQAELNPVELMNVIEELRKEIQKLKEVSYKNSLAINGLSKSEYKLQGVGENLESAKHSKFGKGSAVVNLNSNGNRQDMKFAKIRDEDSEFVPGIIEYKVNISQQS; encoded by the exons ATGAAGTTCGTTATATTAGCTTTACTTGCTTTGGCATCTGGTCTTCATGCCAAGGAATTGAATCTCAAGGACTTAGGATTTGTCCTTTTTGGAAAGCATGGTGATGGCACTAAAGTCACTCCAGCGGCTGGTTCATGTCCACTCGGAGTTCTTCCCGATACTGTATTCCTTCACAAGACCTTTAAGAAGGGTGACCACTTCTTCACATGGGTTAGACCAGTACATGGTAAGGTTCATAAACTGGTATGTGGATCCGTTGCTGTTTGGGAGGCTGCTGCTGGTGAAGTACTTCTCGACTTGCACTTTGTAGGTAACAAGGATTCAGAGAAGTTCCTCCACTTGGAACTTTTCCACCCAGCTGTAGGTTCACACCATGTATTCCTTAAATTCGCTGGCGGTGCTACTCCTGGTGCTGGTGTTGTTCTTGGTATGGCAGCCTTTGTAGTCGGTGTTCATGGATTAGTTAAAGATCTTCCTAAACTTGAAGGGCTTCCTGCTCATGCATTTGTACATGCTTTGGCTGCACATGCTGCTCATCTTGCCCATCATGGTGCTCATGCTGCACTCAAGGCCGATGGTGGTCTTGTC CTGATATTCCTGCTGCTGTTTGTATTCATAGGCACCGCTACAAATTGGCTACTTGTGTTGGTAGTGGAGTTAACGGATAAAACTCTGTCACACAGTTTGATTATTTCCAGCAAACCCTCCAAAAATTACAATTCAAAGAATAGTTTGAAGGGAATGGATAATCAGGCTGAGTTGAACCCAGTTGAGTTAATGAACGTTATTGAGGAACTGAGGAAAGAAATCCAAAAGTTGAAGGAAGTATCGTACAAGAATTCACTGGCTATAAACGGATTATCCAAAAGTGAGTACAAGTTACAGGGTGTTGGCGAGAACCTGGAATCAGCAAAGCATAGCAAGTTCGGAAAGGGCTCAGCTGTAGTTAACCTAAACTCTAACGGGAACAGACAAGATATGAAATTTGCTAAAATAAGAGATGAAGATTCAGAATTTGTGCCCGGgattatagaatataaagtAAACATATCACAACAATCTTGA
- a CDS encoding uncharacterized protein (note;~Tap-24g11.q1c.C.cand.17 - score = 22.47): MYVIYNNLTDEFKSHRNSNKSQIPPRRQRITEAIRNNSLLTFIFLNISGFEDIRSLLNIHYVDEGTINCDICGHLFKSGIFKSRYKFSCQLCNETFCSECHYRLTLFKGSIEIFNLILGTELQNPITVSSCKECYIYYRVCLILTISLMRTLEDSVPEDANLLNIFNLYSDVLEIYKDLNTKLLQLRGYLKLLNIHTSLKEKLPEGTRNSIVILLTETTNSKKKLSNIKSNLKNFKGTNVSITTSHIIKSLNTLLTTILYKIVPEFNGVKNKLALFEDYDK; encoded by the exons ATGTACgtaatatacaataatcTAACCGACGAGTTCAAGAGTCATCGCAATTCGAATAAATCACAAATTCCACCCAGACGTCAGAGAATAACAGAAGCAATTAGAAACAACAGTTTGttaacatttatttttttgaaCATTTCAGGTTTCGAAGATATCAGATCACTTTTGAATATACACTATGTAGATGAGGGGACAATCAACTGTGATATCTGTGGACATTTGTTCAAATCGGGGATTTTTAAGTCCAGATATAAATTCTCCTG CCAACTGTGTAACGAAACTTTTTGCAGTGAATGCCACTACAGATTAACTCTATTCAAGGGTTCAATTGagatatttaatttaattttaggaaCGGAATTACAAAACCCAATAACAGTTTCATCATGTAAAGAATGCTACATATATTATCGCGTTTGTTTGATATTGACtata AGTCTGATGCGGACGTTGGAAGATAGTGTTCCTGAAGACgctaatttattaaacattTTCAACCTGTATTCTGACGTCTTGGAAATCTACAAAGATCTGAACACTAAGCTCTTACAACTCAGAGGGTACCTGAAACTCTTAAACATACATACTTCTCTTAAA GAGAAATTGCCTGAAGGAACAAGAAATTCAATAgtgattttattaacagAAACAACAAATAGTAAGAAGAAACtttcaaatataaaatctAACCTGAAAAATTTTAAG gGTACAAATGTGTCCATCACAACCTCCCACATAATCAAGTCACTCAACACGCTTTTAACGACAATTCTGTACAAAATCGTGCCAGAATTCAACGGAGTCAAAAATAAACTTGCACTTTTCGAAGATTACGACAAGTGA
- a CDS encoding uncharacterized protein (note;~Tap-24g11.q1c.C.cand.19 - score = 31.93), which produces MFNIGRFNNFFRVVLNFDRKGFSTSSFLQSRLQTIRDRSVRQQIDWIMATNPIKHANRTDSTVYRDQCKIPFKLPHSEPEQTDLLDDINKSSYQGNLEEMVIDYFGSITAEHGDILNETGDCLIVPIPPNLTPHCGFGLRVLELGGKKLIKALVQRSKLIISERVKELESMKASFKDQNEYKSSLLEARTLQIGDVILTPTFGSSKCKLLAFMITPYYWQGNSREAALRLRETVKKSLDHLNFLKITNVLMTHVGESLHGYRPKDGCEIMVEEAYETILQVDKVVPNYHLKSVRFIDKDLETSRTFAHAIFKIRQEKLPEFQVVPAPLYYSRNSARIIEIDDSVLKFSSQYRKITYKRHSVVRRSKRLHYLKNLKPFLWRGSRLYDPPPFLLFKSTGLPSVFQLPPRPYYKRGVSHVLFPFYSNGIKAMKMTGSGKWVGVAKKKDIYTTNIQNQC; this is translated from the exons ATGTTTAATATCGgaagatttaataatttttttcgagtagttttaaattttgatcGGAAAGGGTTTAGCACAAGTTCATTCTTGCAAAGTCGCTTACAGACAATTAGAGACAGGTCAGTGAGGCAACAAATTGATTGGATTATGGCAACAAATCCCATTAAACACGCAAACAGGACTGATAGCACCGTTTACAGAGATCAGTGCAAAATTCCTTTTAAGCTTCCACACAGTGAGCCTGAGCAAACTGATTTACTTGATGATATCAACAAGAGCAGTTATCAAGGAAATCTTGAGGAAATGGTTATCGATTATTTCGGATCAATTACAGCGGAACACGGTGATATATTGAACGAAACGGGAGATTGCCTGATCGTTCCCATTCCCCCCAACTTAACTCCACACTGTGGATTCG GTCTTAGGGTGTTAGAACTAGGAGGCAAAAAACTCATAAAAGCACTCGTTCAAAGGTCAAAACTCATAATTTCAGAGCGAGTTAAAGAATTGGAATCAATGAAGGCGAGTTTTAAAGATCAAAACGAGTATAAATCCTCACTTCTGGAAGCCCGTACACTTCAAATAG gAGATGTTATTTTGACTCCAACATTTGGTTCATCTAAATGTAAACTGCTTGCCTTCATGATTACTCCATATTACTGGC aGGGTAATTCTAGAGAGGCTGCTCTGAGGTTAAGAGAGACAGTTAAAAAGTCTTTGGATCATCTCAACTTtcttaaaataacaaacGTACTTATGACACACGTAGGAGAGTCACTTCACGGATACAGACCAAAGGACGGATGCGAGATCATGGTTGAAGAAGCTTATGAGACCATATTACAG GTGGATAAGGTCGTTCCTAATTACCACCTGAAATCTGTAAGATTCATTGATAAAGATTTGGAAACTTCCAGAACATTTGCTCACGCcatctttaaaattagacAAGAAAAATTACCAGAATTTCAA GTGGTACCGGCTCCACTGTATTATAGTAGAAACAGTGCCAGAATAATTGAGATTGACGATTCGGTTCTAAAGTTCTCCTCCCAGTACAGGAAAATAACGTATAAAAGACACAGTGTAGTAAGGAGAAGTAAGAGACTACATTACCTGAAAAATTTAAAGCCATTTCTATGGCGAGGGAGCAGACTCTATGACCCACCTCCATTCCTTCTATTCAAGTCCACCGGGCTTCCAAGCGTCTTCCAATTACCTCCCAGACCATACTACAAGAGAGGTGTTTCTCACGTACTGTTCCCTTTCTATTCCAATGGTATAAAAGCAATGAAGATGACAGGCTCAGGAAAATGGGTTGGAGTTGCCAAGAAAAAGGACATTTATACCacaaatattcaaaatcAATGCTGA
- a CDS encoding uncharacterized protein (note;~Tap-24g11.q1c.C.cand.18 - score = 12.50), with amino-acid sequence MAFRTVSKNSSILRLFDKAGTERFNTTRKFATFNFIDDKKTAEETVYFKKQEEEILARMLEKDPSLDPRYSAPSHELELFNDLALALSKFGLTDPPLALMEEVVLVFKNNGYSKK; translated from the exons atgGCATTTCGAACAGTATCTAAAAATTCCTCAATTTTGAGACTATTTGATAAAGCCGGCACTGAAAGATTTAACACAACTAGGAAATTTGCAACCTTCAACTTTATAGACGATAAAAAAACAGCCGAAGAAAcagtatattttaaaaaacaag AGGAGGAAATTTTGGCTCGTATGCTTGAAAAGGACCCTTCCCTGGACCCTCGCTACTCTGCTCCCTCTCACGAACTTGAACTCTTTAACGATTTAGCACTAG cCTTGTCTAAGTTTGGATTAACTGATCCACCACTCGCCCTAATGGAAGAGGTTGTACTAGTTTTTAAGAATAACGGATATtccaaaaaataa
- a CDS encoding telomerase reverse transcriptase, putative (note;~Tap-24g11.q1c.cand.214 - score = 52.27;~1 probable transmembrane helix predicted for TA05010 by TMHMM2.0 at aa 488-510): MVEYTNRRLRFWIFTFYNIHKDCVQTCKNLESLTKIQTFTLYDLLKPKIQCVENNLRFNFLLLVTKCIIVQITNENNEIWEDESKDVCDLEKILKPFKTLKMEDKQLSAFVDKMRSDTPSNRNCTTLKFNNKFICSESSQKQTQKKDGDMDSYINNPMLFFNSEIGKDLNFFPGNFRITDLIPSQRILIPVGILELSNSSIYSFIQSLKQSDTQYKYAQKLVKFILNKKYRFKDGDNLRTPSQIFIQCSGQILYNQVIKPSDSGKKQLSVGSKWSNMVIYRKFIYFRRGNSKKNIPFKTIFDSMDRDKTTLWTFFTFIIFNNRYYSENLKERKECLDWFLKLLNINKISTDKKHKNNGPKSVKFSKNLLQGLFAEFSKFMNNLNRVDWEDKKYLRSEPLAGTNLKTVTFHNVYKYVKSIVEQTITPELLCGKSNYLNFLKVCYSLITLNKGENLSMSEVMKGFKIKDCVWIKRGYHSMGQTRTILDYLCRIIFFILQYLIIPALGRFMYITECGFSMYRIHYIRVEDWFKMLNGAGNDYLKNGKLCIRSDSCYEFPKLRFIPKQSGMRPILNCNTPAGCREYFDNLITKYKHKFKPHCKCYFCIVNKKLLYSTNLNRLLKFIHHALTVNSKINPILGNGVLGYNSFYKHLKKWWFKLIRQLKIGSDIKFYYFVADLSKCYERIPHDKLMEVLKNIPLVDANFSVVYKRFLVKLSSSVNSFAKIEDIPYHTIKTKTRVSKTKSNILNPKLSYSYMNNKVNNINIVNRNSTNKSKVTNSNVINGVKTSMRRISTRLYGNSVIASGLTPTKSFTITRYDILSAVSSLISSQNLRLPSFGNDQYIKLDRGIPQGCCISPFLSSMYLASLDKSLSFRPNITDMGNETSMPLPNLLVRWIDDFLFVSTNPDDVNSLSKLLCYNNFGVVINTKKVVTNASRYSFFSSSTTNPNTVLSNLQISQENSRTSPQEEEALRWINCRFNFDMVNRFINVEIVPWKISDIRIRDTISLSKSRTHSFMFSVIEQRLIGYIMNKLSHKTYTCSMINSPECIVTNSYFVMRTCSLKLSCAIRVLVRDFGCFVNLRYFYKLILNLITITSNLVSKGGLNIRRHYLREILMIAVIYTFKYPSTHSRKSRKGIRKLNCLELINKKIMCKLFHHVNSLLNKDDLFSIASIIEDKYKIHWSKF, encoded by the exons atgGTAGAGTATACAAATAGAAGGTTGAGGTTTTGGATCTtcacattttataatatacacaAGGACTGCGTACAAACATGCAAAAATCTCGAATCTCTAACCAAAATACAGACTTTCACGCTTTACGACCTGCTGAAGCCTAAAATTCAGTGCGTTGAAAATAACCTGAGGTTTAACTTTCTGTTACTGGTCACAAAATGTATCATAGTACAAATAactaatgaaaataatgaaatatg gGAGGATGAATCTAAAGATGTGTGCGACCTGGAGAAGATTTTGAAACCCTTCAAAACCTTAAAAATGG AGGATAAGCAGTTATCTGCATTTGTGGATAAAATGAGAAGTGACACCCCTTCGAATCGTAATTGTACAACCTTGaagtttaataataaattcatatgTTCAGAATCAAGTCAGAAGCAAACCCAGAAGAAGGATGGTGATATGGACTcgtatataaataatccCATGCTTTTTTTCAATTCAGAGATTGGGAAGGATCTGAATTTCTTTCCAGGGAATTTTAGAATAACTGATTTGATACCTAGCCaaagaattttaattccAGTTGGAATCCTTGAGCTATCAAACTCGTCCATCTACTCATTCATCCAGTCTCTTAAACAGTCTGACACCCAGTACAAATATGCACAGAAATTGGTCAAGTTTATACTAAACAAGAAATATAGATTTAAAGATGGAGATAATCTAAGAACACCATCgcaaatatttatacagTGCTCAGGCCAGATCCTATATAATCAAGTAATTAAACCCTCAGATTCAGGTAAAAAGCAACTAAGTGTGGGTAGTAAGTGGTCCAATATGGTTATTTACAGGAagtttatatactttagAAGAGGGAACTCGAAGAAAAATATACCCTTTAAAACTATATTTGACTCCATGGATAGAGATAAGACCACATTGTGGACCTTTTTcacatttataatttttaataatcgGTACTACTCGGAAAACCTAAAGGAGAGAAAGGAGTGCCTAGACTGGttcctaaaattattaaatatcaataaaatttcaacTGACAAGAAACATAAGAATAATGGACCCAAGAGTGTTAAGTTTAGTAAAAACCTGTTACAGGGATTATTTGCGGAgttttctaaatttatgaataatttaaatcgAGTTGATTGGGAGGATAAGAAATATTTGAGGAGCGAACCCCTGGCTGGAACTAATTTGAAGACTGTTACTTTCCATAATGTTTACAAGTACGTCAAATCAATTGTCGAGCAGACCATCACTCCAGAGTTACTATGCGGAAAGTCAAACTACCTCAACTTTTTGAAGGTTTGTTACTCCCTGATAACTCTGAATAAGGGCGAAAACCTCTCAATGTCGGAAGTTATGAAAGGGTTCAAGATCAAAGATTGTGTTTGGATAAAGAGAGGTTACCATTCCATGGGTCAAACTAGAACAATACTTGACTATTTGTGTAGaataatattctttataCTTCAATATCTGATCATCCCAGCCTTGGGAAGATTCATGTACATTACGGAATGTGGATTTTCCATGTATAGAATACACTATATACGAGTTGAAGATTGGTTCAAAATGCTAAATGGAGCTGGAAACGATTACCTGAAGAATGGAAAACTGTGCATCAGGTCTGACTCTTGCTATGAATTTCCTAAACTCAGGTTCATTCCTAAACAGTCTGGAATGAGACCTATATTGAACTGCAATACCCCAGCTGGATGTAGAGAATATTTCGACAACTTGATAACTAAGTACAAACACAAGTTTAAGCCTCATTGTAAATGTTACTTTTGTATAGTCAACAAGAAACTCCTATACTCAACGAATTTAAACAGGttacttaaatttatacacCACGCCTTAACTGTAAACTCCAAGATTAATCCCATACTGGGAAATGGAGTTCTGGGATACAACTCATTTTACaaacatttaaaaaagTGGTGGTTTAAACTCATAAGACAGCTAAAAATAGGCTCTGATATCAAGTTCTACTACTTTGTCGCAGATTTGTCAAAATGTTATGAACGAATTCCACACGATAAACTCATGGAAGTTCTCAAGAACATTCCACTAGTAGACGCCAACTTCTCTGTAGTTTACAAGCGCTTTCTTGTGAAACTATCCTCAAGTGTTAATTCATTTGCCAAAATCGAAGATATTCCATATCACACCATAAAGACTAAAACCCGTGTTTCCAAGACCAAATCCAACATTCTAAACCCAAAATTGAGTTATTCATACATGAATAATAAGGttaataacattaatatagttaataggAACAGTACAAATAAGAGTAAAGTTACTAATAGTAATGTGATTAACGGTGTTAAGACAAGTATGAGGAGGATAAGCACTAGGTTATATGGCAACTCAGTCATAGCATCAGGTTTAACGCCTACAAAAAGCTTTACAATTACTAGGTATGACATTTTGTCCGCAGTGTCGTCTTTGATTTCATCACAAAACCTTAGACTTCCTAGCTTTGGAAATGATCAGTACATTAAATTAGACCGGGGAATTCCCCAAGGTTGTTGCATTTCACCTTTCCTCTCCAGTATGTACCTTGCCAGCCTTGATAAGTCACTCTCATTTAGGCCAAATATTACAGATATGGGTAACGAGACCTCTATGCCTCTCCCAAATCTGTTAGTAAGGTGGATTGACGATTTTTTATTCGTTTCAACCAACCCAGACGATGTTAATAGCCTCTCCAAGCTACTTTGTTACAATAACTTTGGGGTCGTCATCAACACCAAAAAGGTAGTTACCAACGCTTCCCGCTATTCTTTCTTCTCTTCTTCCACCACTAACCCCAACACTGTTCTCTCTAACCTGCAAATTAGTCAGGAAAACAGTAGAACCTCTCCTCAGGAAGAAGAGGCCTTGAGGTGGATAAATTGCAGgtttaattttgatatgGTGAATCGCTTTATAAATGTGGAGATTGTACCCTGGAAGATTTCTGACATCAGGATAAGGGATACGATTTCTCTCTCAAAGTCACGCACTCACTCCTTCATGTTCAGCGTCATTGAGCAGAGGCTCATAGGCTATATCATGAACAAGCTTAGCCACAAAACTTACACTTGTTCTATGATTAATTCACCTGAGTGCATCGTAACTAACTCTTATTTTGTAATGAGGACTTGTTCTCTCAAGTTGAGCTGTGCTATAAGGGTTTTAGTTCGGGATTTTGGTTGCTTTGTAAACCTGCGTTATTTTTACAAACTCATTCTGAACCTCATCACAATCACCTCAAACCTGGTTTCTAAGGGAGGTCTGAACATTAGAAGGCATTACTTGAGGGAGATTCTCATGATTGCTGTgatttatacatttaaataCCCCAGCACTCACTCTAGGAAGTCCAGAAAGGGCATTAGGAAGTTGAACTGTTTAGAGcttataaataaaaagatTATGTGCAAATTGTTTCATCATGTTAATTCACTATTAAATAAGGATGACTTGTTTTCTATTGCTTCTATCATTGAGGATAAGTACAAAATTCACTGGTCTAAATTCTAG
- a CDS encoding uncharacterized protein (note;~Tap-24g11.q1c.C.cand.21 - score = 50.90) — translation MSSDFGGFDLHIQALEEWYKILTKGLKGDISPIKHKDLPKNKEKYNKTIESYKEKCLALCFVVNVSFINSVTESALFKSLCVSFFDKYYNDQYEPFLIFKFLTSNFKPTVEYSYIKMSSLKKGEYLFRLLRYYQNQIYYFRALQKFKAHYDIITMGIWCEFFDTKDRFWKYVDFSEPKFDNSAYSYSGSPRSNDKSYLSRPVKKLKDKNVNSNILSNDREIPFENNSESSYKGYLYIQRGRKMFIYSKNNRLEVKAIVLFPEYNYKTSRMLYVKEFPFELVNTAHSLKVSIANSNSGVTGSDKNLFILSCNICGIVSEITPKYVQECLLYQRKRSFIQWFEQFLQSINQRRISGLTSSFDKSGLNALNLAERLDVHLINANMLEKVDAKLIKTLTKTYPLPTKKAHFTNHPIYVLKSQIKKGVLSEGPPLTTFGNDLVYLRESLVEIKTKLGWYKENRRVIPDSKPIRTTESTHKIYEYYSFDQTEELKQEHIDEIDKFTINLSGNRHVPKNSVYIKSEYYENLEKILKRNRIFFKRAFSSLRYEGGTLKPKIDGVLISPSGLESFLKLYNEYVELISKNELFEDLEIAKFWKTVFKRLLNAPPVNKPQRYYAICSKINAETDEFLNQLN, via the exons ATGTCCTCCGATTTCGGTGGCTTTGATTTACACATCCAGGCCCTAGAGGAAtggtataaaattttgacTAAAGGATTAAAAGGCGATATTTCGCCCATCAAACACAAa GATCTACCGAAGAATAAGGagaaatataataaaaccATAGAATCCTATAAGGAAAAGTGCTTAGCACTTTGTTTTGTCGTTAATGTGTCCTTCATCAATTCAGTGACTGAGTCGGCCTTGTTTAAA tCTTTATGTGTATCGTTTTTCGATAAGTATTACAACGATCAATATGAGCCttttttgatatttaaatttctcACTTCTAACTTTAAG CCTACCGTTGAATACTCCTACATTAAAATGTCCTCTCTCAAGAAAGGCGAATACCTTTTTAGACTTTTAAGGTATTATCAGaaccaaatttattattttagagCACTTCAGAAGTTTAAGGCACACTACGATATTATTACAATG GGAATTTGGTGTGAGTTTTTTGACACGAAGGACCGTTTCTGGAAGTATGTGGATTTTTCAGAACCAAAATTCGACAATAGCGCCTATTCATATTCTGGATCACCTAGatcaaatgataaatcGTACCTAAGTAGACCAGTTAAGAAACTGAAAGACAAAAATGTAAATTCCAATATCTTATCAAATGACCGTGAGATACCGTTCGAGAATAACTCTGAATCATCTTATAAGGGTTATTTATACATTCAAAGGGGTAGAAAGATGTTCATATATAGCAAGAATAATAGGTTGGAGGTCAAGGCCATAGTGTTGTTCCCAGAATATAACTATAAAACTAGCAGAATGTTATATGTAAAGGAATTCCCGTTTGAGCTCGTCAATACTGCTCATTCACTCAAAGTTTCCATCGCAAATAGTAATTCAGGCGTTACCGGGTctgataaaaatttatttatattaagtTGTAATATATGTGGAATTGTCTCGGAGATAACACCAAAATACGTCCAAGa ATGTTTGTTGTATCAGAGGAAAAGATCCTTCATACAATGGTTTGAACAATTTTTACAGAGTATAAACCAGAGGAGAATATCTGGTCTTACAAGTTCTTTTGATAAATCTGGTTTAAACGCTTTGAATTTGGCTGAAAGACTTGACGTTCACTTAATTAACGCAAACATGTTGGAAAAGGTTGATGCCAAGCTCATTAAAACCCTCACAAAAACCTATCCCTTACCAACAAAAAAGGCTCATTTTACAAATCATCCCATTTATGTACTAAAATCGCAG ATAAAGAAAGGTGTTCTTAGTGAAGGACCTCCGTTAACTACTTTTGGGAATGATTTGGTGTATTTACGGGAGAGTTTGGTCGAAATTAAGACAAAATTAGGCTGGTATAAGGAGAATAGAAGAGTTATTCCAGATTCAAAACCAATCCGTACAACTGAATCCACACAC aaaatttacGAATATTATAGTTTTGATCAGACTGAAGAGTTAAAACAGGAGCACATTGACGAAATAGACAAATTTACCATCAACTTATCTGGAAAC AGACATGTTCCTAAGAACAGCGTATATATTAAGAGTGAGTATTACGAGAATTTGGAGAAGATATTGAAGAGAAACAGAATATTTTTCAAGAGGGCGTTTTCCTCGTTACGTTATGAAGGTGGCACTTTAAAGCCAAAAATCGACGGAGTTTTGATTTCACCCAGTGGGTTGGAGTCATTTTTGAAGTTATACAACG AGTATGTAGAATTGATTTCTAAAAATGAACTGTTTGAGGATCTTGAGATAGCTAAGTTTTGGAAAACCGTCTTCAAAAGGCTACTCAACGCACCTCCGGTGAATAAACCCCAAAGATACTATGCTATATGCTCTAAAATCAATGCTGAAACTGATGAGTTTTTAAACCAGCTGAATTAA